One segment of Cervus canadensis isolate Bull #8, Minnesota chromosome 32, ASM1932006v1, whole genome shotgun sequence DNA contains the following:
- the SRRM2 gene encoding serine/arginine repetitive matrix protein 2 isoform X7, which produces MYNGIGLPTPRGSGTNGYVQRNLSLVRGRRGERPDYKGEEELRRLEAALVKRPNPDILDHERKRRVELRCLELEEMMEEQGYEEQQIQEKVATFRLMLLEKDVNPGGKEENPGQRPAVTETHQLAELNEKKNERLRAAFGISDSYVDGSSFDPQRRAREAKQPAPEPPKPYSLVRESSSSRSPTPKQKKKKKKKDRGRRSESSSPRRERKKSSKKKKHRSESESKKRKHRSPTPKSKRKSKDKKRKRSRSTTPAPKSRRAHRSTSADSASSSDTSRSRSRSAAAKTHTTALTGRSPSPALGRRGEGDVPPREPGTTNIGQPSSPEPSTKQPSSPCEDKDKDKKEKSAVRPSPSPERSNTGPEPPAPTLLLAEQHGGSPQPLATTPLSQEPVNPPSEASPAQGHSPPKSPEKPPQSSSESCPPSPQPTKVSRHASSSPESPKPAPAPGSRRESSSPASKSRSHGRAKRAKSHSHTPSRRVGRSRSPTTTKRGRSRSRTPTKRGHSRSRSPQWRRSRSAQRWGRSRSPQRRGRSRSPQRPGWSRSRNAQRRGRSRSARRGRSHSRSPATRGRSRSRTPARRGRSRSRTPTRRRSRSRTPARRRSRSRTPARRGRSRSRTPARRRSRTRSPVRRRSRSRSPARRSGRSRSRTPARRGRSRSRTPARRSGRSRSRTPTRRSGRSRSRTPNRRGRSQSRTPARRGRSRSRSLVRRGRSHSRTPPRRGRSGSSSERKNKSRTSQRRSRSNSSPEMKKSRLSSRRSRSLSSPRSKAKSRLSVRRSLSESSPCPKQKSQTPPRRSRSGSSQRKAKSRTPLRRSRSGSSPPGNQKSKTPSRQSHSSSSPQPKMKSGTPPRQGSITSPQVNEESATPQRRSRSESSPDPEVKSRTPSRHSCSGSSPSRVKSGTPPRRSRSGSSSPQPKVKAVTSPSQSHSGFSSPSPSRMTSKTPPRQSRSVSPCSKTESRLLQRHSHSRSSSPDTKVKPGTPPRQSHSGSTSPCPKAKSQTPPGHNLLGSKSPCSQEKSKDSLAQSCSGSFSLCPGVKSSTPPSFLQQKGQSPTSPDSRSGTSSPEMRPSYSESPYLQSKSQTPPKSSCSRSSSPVAELAPRSPTRGELSASPKLKSGISPEQRRSQSDSFSYPAIDSKPLLGQSRLEPSESKEKTSLVLQEDVSASPLRPRDKLSPPPVQNRPESSPILRDTPRTPSRERGGVGSSPDAKDQSSALAKPSQDEELMEVVEKPEESSNQVLPHLSPELKEMAGSNVESSPEIERPAVPLTLDQSQLQASSEEVPAMASAWSGPHFSPEHKELSNSPPRENSFGSPLEFRNSGGPVAEMNTGFSPEGKDLNGPFPNQLETDPSLDMKEQSTRSSRHSSSELSPDVVEKAGMSSNQSVSSPVLDTIPRTPSRERSSSASSPELKDGLPRTPSRRSRSGSSPGLRDGSGTPSRHSLSGSSPGMKDIPRTPSRGRSECDSSPEPKALPQTPRPRSRSPSSPELNNKCLTPQRERSGSESSVEQKTVARTPLGQRRRSGSSQELDGKPSASPQERSESDSSPDSKAKTRMPLRQRSHSGSSPEVDSKSRPSPRHSRAGSSPEVKEKPRAAPRAQSGSDSSPEPKAPAPRVLPRRSRSGSSSKGRGPSPEGSSSSESSPEHPPKSRTARRSSRSSPEPKTKSRTPPRRRSSRSSPELTRKARLSRRSRSASSSPETRSRTPPRRRRSPSVSSPEPAEKSRSSRRRRSASSPRTKTASRRGRSPSPKPRGLQRSRSRSRREKTRATRRRDRSGSSQSTSRRRQRSRSRSRVTRRRRGGSGYHSRSPARQESSRTSSRRRRGRSRTPPTSRKRSRSRTSPAPWKRSRSRASPATHRRSRSRTPLVSRRRSRSRTSPVSRRRSRSRTSVTRRRSRSRASPVSRRRSRSRTPPVTRRRSRSRTPTRRRSRSRTPPVTRRRSRSRTPPVTRRRSRSRTSPITRRRSRSRTSPVTRRRSRSRTSPVTRRRSRSRTSPVTRRRSRSRTPPAIRRRSRSRTPLLPRKRSRSRSPLAIRRRSRSRTPRTTRGKRSLTRSPPAIRRRSASGSSSDRSRSATPPATRNHSGSRTPPVALNSSRMGCFSRPSMSPTPLDRCRSPGVLEPLGSSRTPMSVLQQAGGSMMDGPGPRIPDHPRASVPENHAQSRIALALTAISLGTARPPPSMSAAGLAARMSQVPAPVPLMSLRTAPAASLASRIPAASAAAMNLASARTPALPSAVNLADSRTPAAAAAMNLASPRTAVAPSAVNLADPRTPTAPAVNLAGARTPAALAALSLTGSGTAPTAANYPSSSRAPQAPAPANLVGPRSAHATAPVNIASSRTPPALAPANLTSARMAPALSGANLTSPRVPLSAYERVSGRTSPPLLDRARSRTPPGGPGSRTPPSAPSQSRVTSERAPSPASRMVQAPSQSALPPAQDRPRSPVPSAFSDQSRSLLAQTPPVAGSQSLSSGTVAKTTSSAGDHNGMLSGPVPGVSHPEGGDPPACAGAQQPSTLAALQPAKERRSSSSSSSSSSSSSSSSSSSSSSSSSGSSSSDSEGSSLPAQPEVALKRVPSPAPAPKEAVREGRPQEPAPAKRKRRSSSSSSSSSSSSSSSSSSSSSSSSSSSSSSSSSSSSSTSSSPSPAKPGPQALPKPASPKKAPPGERSHTQQRLAV; this is translated from the exons ATGTACAACGGGATCGGGCTGCCGACGCCCCGGGGCAGCGGCACCAACGGCTACGTCCAGCGCAACCTGTCCCTGGTGCGGGGCCGCCGGGGTGAGCGGCCTGACTACAAGGGAGAGGAGGAACTGCGGCGCCTGGAGGCTGCCCTGGTGAAGCGGCCTAATCCTGACATCCTGGACCACGAGCGCAAGCGGCGCGTGGAGCTGCGATGCCTCGAGCTGGAGGAGATGATGGAGGAGCAGGG GTACGAAGAACAGCAAATTCAGGAAAAAGTGGCGACCTTTCGACTCATGTTGCTGGAGAAGGATGTGAACCctggggggaaggaggagaaccCAGGGCAGAGGCCAGC GGTAACTGAGACTCACCAGTTGGCAGAATTGAATGAGAAGAAGAATGAGCGACTCCGAGCTGCCTTTGGCATCAGTGATTCCTATGTGGATGGCAGCTCTTTTGATCCCCAGCGTCGCGCTCGAGAAGCTAAACAACCAGCTCCTGAGCCTCCCAAACCTTACAG CCTTGTCCGGGAGTCTAGCAGTTCTCGCTCACCAACAccaaagcaaaagaagaagaaaaagaagaaagatagagGACG CAGGTCAGAGAGCAGCTCTCCTCGACGAGAGAGGAAGAAGAGTTCTAAGAAGAAGAAGCACAG GTCAGAATCTGAatccaagaaaagaaagcatag GTCTCCTACTCCAAAGAGCAAACGTAAATCTAAGGACAAGAAGCGGAAGCG ATCTCGAAGTACAACTCCAGCCCCCAAGAGCCGACGGGCCCACCGTTCAACTTCTGCTGACTCTGCTTCTTCTTCAGATACTTCCCGCAGTCG GTCTCGAAGTGCTGCAGCTAAAACCCATACAACTGCCTTGACTGGACGAAGTCCTTCGCCTGCTTTGGGGCGTCGAGGGGAGGGAGATGTACCTCCCAGGGAACCAGGTACTACCAACATAGGGCAGCCTAGTAGTCCGGAGCCTTCCACAAAGCAGCCCAGCAGTCCCTGTGAAGACAAAGATAAAGACAAGAAGGAG AAATCTGCAGTTCGACCTAGTCCCTCTCCGGAAAGGAGCAACACAGGGCCAGAACCACCGGCTCCCACTCTGCTCCTTGCTGAGCAACATGGCGGCTCCCCACAACCCCTTGCAACAACCCCCTTAAGTCAGGAGCCAGTGAACCCTCCTTCTGAGGCTTCTCCAGCCCAGGGTCATTCACCACCTaaatctcctgagaaacctcccCAATCTTCTTCAGAGAGCTGCCCACCATCCCCTCAACCTACCAAAGTTTCTCGGCATGCCAGCTCTTCCCCTGAAAGCCCTAAACCGGCACCAGCTCCTGGGTCCCGCCGAGAGAGTTCTTCTCCTGCATCCAAGAGTCGCTCGCATGGCCGAGCAAAACGGGCCAAGTCACATTCTCATACTCCTTCCCGTAGGGTAGGGAGGTCCCGTAGTCCTACCACCACTAAGAGGGGGCGGTCTCGGTCTCGAACCCCTACCAAGAGAGGTCATTCTCGGTCCCGGTCACCTCAGTGGCGTAGGTCACGTTCTGCACAGAGGTGGGGACGATCTAGAAGCCCCCAGCGACGTGGCCGCTCTAGGTCTCCTCAGCGACCAGGCTGGTCCAGGAGCAGAAATGCACAGAGAAGAGGCAGGTCTAGATCAGCAAGACGAGGCAGGTCACACTCTAGATCCCCTGCAACTAGGGGCAGATCTCGTTCTAGAACACCTGCCCGGAGAGGCAGGTCTCGGTCTAGAACACCCACCAGGCGGAGGTCACGATCTAGAACACCAGCCAGGCGGAGGTCACGATCTAGAACACCCGCCCGGAGAGGCAGGTCTCGGTCTAGAACACCGGCTAGGCGCAGATCTAGGACCCGATCACCTGTACGACGGAGGTCTCGTAGTAGATCACCAGCCAGGAGAAGTGGCAGGTCACGTTCCAGAACCCCAGCCAGGCGTGGGCGCTCACGTTCTAGAACACCAGCAAGACGAAGTGGCCGGTCACGCTCTAGAACGCCAACTAGACGAAGTGGCCGGTCACGCTCTAGAACCCCAAACAGGAGAGGGAGATCTCAGTCTAGGACACCAGCAAGACGGGGAAGATCCCGTAGTAGAAGCCTAGTTAGACGGGGAAGATCTCACTCCAGAACACCACCAAGAAGGGGCAGGTCTGGCTCATCATCAGAGCGGAAGAACAAATCCCGCACATCACAGAGAAGGAGCAGGTCCAACTCAAGTCCAGAAATGAAGAAATCGCGGCTTTCTTCTAGGCGGAGCAGGTCTCTCTCTTCACCAAGGTCCAAAGCAAAATCCCGCTTGTCTGTGAGGCGAAGCCTTTCAGAGTCCTCTCCGTGCCCTAAACAAAAGTCTCAGACACCACCAAGGCGCAGTCGCTCCGGATCATCCCAGCGCAAAGCTAAATCTAGAACACCACTGAGACGAAGTCGCTCTGGTTCTTCTCCGCCTGGTAATCAGAAATCTAAAACACCATCAAGGCAAAGTCATTCCAGTTCATCTCCTCAACCTAAGATGAAGTCTGGAACGCCACCAAGGCAAGGGTCCATAACAAGTCCCCAGGTAAATGAAGAGTCTGCAACGCCACAGAGACGGAGCCGTTCTGAGTCATCACCTGACCCTGAGGTGAAGTCTAGGACCCCTTCAAGACatagctgctctgggtcttctccTTCTAGAGTGAAATCTGGCACACCTCCAAGACGGAGCCGATCTGGGTCGTCATCTCCACAACCCAAAGTGAAGGCAGTGACATCACCAAGCCAAAGCCATTCTGGCTTCTCTTCTCCAAGTCCTAGTAGGATGACATCTAAAACACCTCCAAGGCAAAGCAGATCAGTGTCTCCATGCTCTAAGACAGAATCTAGATTGTTGCAAAGACACAGCCATTCTAGATCTTCCTCTCCAGATACCAAAGTGAAACCTGGAACACCACCAAGACAAAGTCACTCAGGGTCTACTTCGCCATGCCCCAAAGCTAAGTCCCAAACTCCACCAGGGCATAATCTTCTTGGATCAAAGTCCCCATGTTCCCAAGAGAAGTCTAAAGATTCACTAGCACAAAGTTGCTCTGGATCCTTCTCCCTCTGTCCAGGAGTCAAGTCTAGCACGCCACCCTCATTTCTGCAACAGAAAGGACAATCTCCAACTTCACCAGACTCCAGATCTGGTACTTCAAGCCCAGAAATGAGACCAAGTTATTCTGAATCTCCATATCTGCAGAGCAAATCTCAAACACCTCCTAAGAGCAGCTGCTCTAGGTCCTCATCTCCAGTCGCTGAGCTGGCACCCAGATCTCCCACAAGAGGTGAATTGTCAGCAAGTCCTAAGCTGAAATCTGGAATATCTCCAGAACAGAGAAGGTCCCAGTCTGACTCTTTCTCATATCCTGCCATAGACTCTAAACCTCTTCTGGGGCAGAGCAGATTAGAGCCGTctgaatcaaaagaaaaaaccAGCTTAGTCCTGCAGGAGGATGTTAGTGCATCACCTCTAAGACCAAGAGACAAATTGAGTCCTCCTCCAGTGCAAAATAGGCCTGAGTCCTCACCAATACTCAGAGATACCCCTAGAACTCCATCAAGGGAAAGAGGTGGTGTTGGGTCATCTCCAGATGCAAAAGACCAAAGTTCTGCATTAGCTAAGCCAAGCCAAGATGAAGAATTAATGGAAGTAGTAGAGAAACCTGAAGAATCCTCAAACCAAGTCCTGCCACATTTGTCTCCAGAACTTAAAGAAATGGCTGGAAGTAATGTTGAATCATCTCCAGAAATAGAAAGGCCTGCTGTACCTTTGACTCTTGACCAAAGCCAGTTGCAGGCTTCTTCGGAAGAAGTCCCTGCAATGGCCTCAGCTTGGAGTGGGCCACACTTCTCTCCAGAACATAAAGAACTATCAAACTCTCCTCCCAGGGAGAATAGCTTTGGATCACCTTTAGAATTTAGAAACTCAGGAGGCCCTGTTGCAGAAATGAATACTGGATTTTCTCCTGAGGGTAAAGATTTGAATGGACCTTTTCCTAATCAGCTAGAGACAGATCCATCTCTAGATATGAAGGAACAATCAACAAGGTCCTCCAGACACAGCAGCTCTGAGTTATCCCCAGATGTGGTGGAAAAAGCAGGAATGTCTTCAAACCAGAGTGTGTCTTCGCCAGTACTTGATACTATACCGAGAACACCTTCCAGGGAAAGAAGTAGTTCTGCGTCTTCTCCTGAACTGAAAGATGGCTTACCCAGAACCCCCTCAAGGAGAAGCAGGTCTGGGTCTTCCCCAGGACTTAGAGATGGATCTGGGACTCCCTCCAGGCACAGCCTATCTGGGTCATCTCCTGGAATGAAAGATATACCTAGAACACCATCCAGGGGGAGAAGTGAATGTGATTCCTCTCCGGAACCAAAAGCTTTGCCTCAGACCCCTAGGCCAAGGAGTCGTTCTCCATCTTCCCCGGAGCTCAACAATAAGTGTCTTACCCcgcagagagagagaagtgggtCAGAGTCATCAGTTGAACAGAAGACTGTGGCTAGGACACCTCTTGGGCAGAGACGTCGGTCTGGATCTTCTCAGGAACTCGATGGGAAGCCCAGTGCATCCCCTCAGGAGAGAAGCGAGTCGGACTCTTCTCCAGATTCTAAAGCTAAGACACGGATGCCACTCAGGCAGAGGAGTCACTCTGGATCCTCTCCGGAGGTGGACAGCAAATCCCGGCCTTCTCCTCGGCATAGTAGGGCTGGCTCGTCCCCTGAGGTTAAAGAGAAGCCAAGAGCAGCACCCAGGGCACAGAGTGGTTCTGATTCCTCTCCTGAACCCAAGGCTCCTGCCCCTCGAGTCCTTCCAAGACGAAGCAGATCAGGTTCATCAAGCAAAGGCAGAGGCCCTTCTCCTGAAGGAAGCAGCAGTTCCGAGTCCTCTCCAGAACACCCTCCAAAATCCAGAACTGCTAGAAGAAGCTCTCGGTCATCACCAGAGCCAAAGACTAAATCTCGTACTCCGCCACGCCGTCGCAGCTCCCGGTCATCTCCTGAGCTGACTCGGAAGGCCCGGCTCTCCCGTAGGAGCCGTTCTGCATCATCCTCACCAGAGACCCGCTCTAGAACTCCCCCAAGACGCCGAAGAAGTCCCTCAGTATCTTCCCCAGAGCCAGCTGAAAAGTCGAGATCCTCACGCCGGCGGCGTTCAGCATCCTCTCCACGCACTAAGACAGCTTCAAGGAGAGGCCGTTCTCCTTCACCAAAGCCTCGTGGGCTCCAGAGGTCCCGTTCCCGCTCGAGGAGGGAGAAAACCAGGGCCACCCGACGTCGGGATAGGTCTGGATCTTCTCAGTCAACCTCTCGGAGAAGACAGCGGAGCCGGTCGAGGTCTCGGGTTACTCGCCGTCGGAGGGGAGGCTCTGGTTACCATTCAAGATCTCCTGCTcggcaggagagttccagaaccTCCTCTCGACGTCGCAGAGGTCGCTCTCGGACACCCCCAACCAGTCGGAAGCGTTCCCGCTCACGCACATCACCAGCACCGTGGAAACGCTCCAGGTCTCGGGCTTCTCCAGCTACTCACCGGCGATCCAGGTCCAGAACACCCCTGGTTAGCCGGCGGAGGTCCAGGTCTCGAACTTCACCAGTCAGTCGGAGACGATCCAGGTCTAGGACATCAGTGACTAGACGAAGATCCCGATCAAGAGCTTCGCCCGTGAGTCGAAGGCGATCTAGGTCCAGAACACCACCAGTAACCCGCCGACGTTCAAGGTCCAGAACACCGACCCGCCGGCGTTCCCGTTCTAGAACGCCACCAGTGACTCGAAGAAGGTCCAGATCTAGGACTCCACCCGTAACCAGGAGGCGATCTCGAAGCCGAACCTCCCCTATCACTCGCAGAAGATCAAGATCCAGAACATCCCCGGTCACCCGAAGGAGATCACGATCTCGCACTTCTCCAGTAACTCGAAGAAGGTCTCGCTCGCGAACCTCTCCAGTGACACGCCGCCGATCTAGGTCCCGAACTCCTCCAGCTATTCGGCGCCGCTCCAGGTCTCGAACCCCATTGCTGCCACGCAAGCGTTCACGAAGTCGTTCGCCACTTGCTATTCGCCGCCGTTCCCGATCACGTACTCCACGAACAACTCGGGGCAAACGGTCCTTAACAAGATCTCCTCCGGCCATCCGCAGGCGTTCTGCCTCTGGAAGCAGTTCCGATCGATCACGTTCTGCTACTCCTCCAGCAACAAGAAACCATTCTGGTTCTCGGACACCACCTGTAGCTCTCAATAGCTCCAGAATGGGCTGCTTCAGCCGTCCTAGCATGTCGCCAACTCCTCTTGACCGCTGTAGGTCACCCGGAGTGCTTGAGCCCCTTGGCAGCTCCAGAACACCCATGTCTGTTCTGCAGCAAGCTGGCGGTTCCATGATGGATGGTCCAGGTCCCCGAATTCCTGATCACCCACGAGCATCTGTACCTGAAAACCATGCACAGTCGAGAATTGCACTTGCCCTGACGGCCATCAGCCTTGGCACCGCGCGGCCGCCTCCGTCCATGTCTGCGGCTGGCCTTGCTGCGAGAATGTCCCAGGTTCCAGCCCCAGTGCCTCTCATGAGTCTCCGAACGGCCCCTGCGGCCAGTCTTGCCAGCAGGATCCCTGCAGCCTCTGCAGCAGCCATGAACCTGGCCAGCGCCAGGACACCTGCCCTGCCCTCAGCAGTTAACCTAGCTGACTCCAGAACACCAGCTGCGGCCGCAGCCATGAACTTGGCTAGCCCCAGAACAGCGGTGGCACCTTCGGCTGTGAACCTCGCTGACCCTCGTACTCCCACAGCCCCAGCTGTGAACCTAGCAGGAGCCAGAACCCCTGCTGCTTTGGCAGCTCTGAGTCTCACGGGTTCTGGCACAGCCCCGACTGCTGCAAACTATCCGTCCAGTTCCAGAGCACCCCAGGctccagcccctgcaaacctggtGGGTCCTAGGTCTGCACATGCCACAGCACCTGTGAATATCGCCAGCTCAAGAACCCCTCCAGCCTTGGCCCCTGCAAACCTCACTAGTGCTAGAATGGCTCCAGCCTTGTCTGGTGCAAACCTCACCAGTCCCAGGGTGCCCCTCTCTGCCTACGAGCGTGTTAGTGGGAGAACCTCACCACCACTCCTTGACCGAGCCAGGTCCAGAACCCcaccagggggcccaggttccagaACCCCGCCATCTGCCCCAAGCCAGTCTAGAGTGACCTCTGAGCGGGCTCCCTCTCCTGCTTCTAGAATGGTCCAGGCTCCCTCACAGTCTGCTCTTCCTCCAGCTCAGGATCGGCCTAGGTCCCCTGTGCCATCTGCTTTTTCTGACCAATCTCGATCTTTGCTTGCCCAGACCCCCCCTGTAGCAGGGTCTCAGTCCCTTTCCTCTGGGACGGTGGCAAAGACCACGTCCTCTGCTGGTGACCACAATGGCATGCTCTCTGGCCCTGTCCCCGGGGTGTCTCACCCAGAGGGTGGGGACCCACCTGCCTGTGCGGGGGCCCAGCAGCCTTCCACATTGGCTGCCCTGCAGCCAGCCAAGGAGCGGCGGAGTTCCTCGTCCTCGTCGTCCTctagctcctcctcctcctcgtcatCGTCCTcgtcctcctcgtcctcctcctctGGCTCCAGCTCTAGTGACTCGGAGGGCTCTAGCCTTCCCGCTCAACCTGAGGTAGCACTGAAGAG ggtccccagccctgccccagcacCCAAGGAGGCTGTTCGAGAGGGCCGTCCTCAGGAGCCAGCCCCAGCCAAGCGGAAGAGGCGTTCTAGCAGCTCCAgttccagctcctcctcctcctcctcctcatcctcctcctcttcctcctcctcctcctcctcttcctcatcctcctcctcctcttcctcctcctcctccacttcttcctccccctcccctgctaaGCCTGGCCCTCAGGCCTTGCCCAAACCTGCAAGCCCCAAGAAGGCACCCCCTGGCGAGCGGAG